A stretch of the Polyangiaceae bacterium genome encodes the following:
- a CDS encoding tetratricopeptide repeat protein codes for MSTRSELETLTRDGLIERARRLGVPRPEVMTRVEMTDEIIRRQETDAAARRRARGWLGVARDLVASLIEQGLNMPDAAELVRQGVTPTRVQHQAPVATVTLAEIYAAQGHVKRALGMLDQVLDKEPDHAAARALRDRLGSSRVAPMRPVDPEEPEEPSLDASPSSSASEAEATPAAEPVLEVAPAPEPVVEPAPAPEATPVPEPVVEPVPEAAPAAQPVPEAAPAAEPVPQPAPAAPAPVFEAHPERDLLVLVTGPRGVSAFWDLSDKTRALGVERRLVLRVCALSPSFGGAKKIQRDVGVEAPVGSLALPGLGADAVVRATLGYERGGELAPLVIACVVGAEGGELTFCPIGAPPPDPRSLARAERACA; via the coding sequence GTGTCCACCCGCAGCGAGCTCGAGACCCTGACCCGCGACGGGCTCATCGAGCGCGCGCGTCGCCTGGGCGTACCCCGCCCAGAGGTGATGACTCGGGTGGAGATGACCGACGAGATCATCCGGCGCCAGGAGACGGACGCCGCCGCGCGCCGGCGCGCTCGCGGCTGGCTCGGTGTCGCGCGGGATCTGGTGGCGAGCCTGATCGAGCAAGGGCTCAACATGCCGGACGCCGCGGAGCTCGTGCGCCAGGGCGTCACGCCGACGCGCGTCCAGCACCAGGCTCCCGTGGCGACCGTGACCCTGGCGGAGATCTACGCGGCCCAGGGTCACGTCAAGCGCGCGCTCGGCATGCTCGACCAGGTGCTCGACAAGGAGCCCGACCACGCCGCGGCGCGGGCGCTGCGTGATCGGCTCGGCTCGAGCCGGGTCGCGCCGATGCGGCCGGTGGATCCCGAGGAGCCCGAGGAGCCTTCGCTCGACGCATCCCCGTCGTCGTCGGCGTCCGAGGCCGAGGCCACACCTGCAGCCGAGCCCGTGCTCGAGGTCGCGCCCGCGCCCGAGCCTGTGGTCGAGCCCGCACCCGCACCCGAGGCCACACCGGTGCCCGAGCCTGTGGTCGAGCCCGTGCCCGAGGCCGCGCCCGCAGCCCAGCCCGTGCCCGAGGCCGCACCCGCAGCCGAGCCTGTGCCCCAGCCCGCGCCTGCCGCGCCCGCTCCGGTCTTCGAGGCGCATCCCGAGCGCGATCTGCTGGTGCTGGTCACCGGCCCGCGCGGCGTCTCCGCGTTCTGGGACCTGTCGGACAAGACCCGTGCGCTCGGCGTCGAGCGCCGGCTGGTGCTGCGCGTGTGCGCGCTCTCGCCGAGCTTCGGCGGCGCGAAGAAGATCCAGCGGGACGTCGGCGTGGAAGCGCCGGTGGGCTCGCTCGCGCTGCCCGGGCTCGGCGCCGACGCCGTCGTGCGGGCTACCCTGGGCTACGAGCGAGGCGGGGAGCTGGCGCCGTTGGTGATCGCCTGCGTGGTGGGAGCCGAGGGCGGCGAGCTCACGTTCTGCCCCATCGGTGCGCCGCCGCCGGACCCGCGGAGCCTCGCGCGCGCAGAGCGCGCGTGCGCCTGA
- the glmU gene encoding bifunctional UDP-N-acetylglucosamine diphosphorylase/glucosamine-1-phosphate N-acetyltransferase GlmU codes for MSDITALVLSAGLGKRMKSSLPKVLHRAAGRPLVLYPVQAALEAGASAVVCVVSPDVKERVAEALAEELPGAPVSVAVQEVARGTGDAVKAGIGAVSTERVMILCGDTPLVRADDVRALVSALEAAPPAELVLMSALLEDPSGYGRVLRDPSGRVLEVREQKDLRSAEERGVHEVNAGVYVARTEALRAALGRITSDNAAGEYYLTDAVALASKGGGALAIPGHADNLLGVNDRAQLAQAETLLFQRIARAHQLAGATIKGDARIDAGVEIGPDAVIEPGVALRGRSKVGAGASIDVGCVITDSEIGERAQLKPYSVVSRSRIGPGAQIGPFAHLRPDSQVDEDAHVGNFVETKKTRLRKGAKANHLAYLGDGDIGEKANVGAGTIFCNYDGFQKHLTVIGPGAFIGSDSQIVAPVRVGKDAYVATGTTVTKDVPDEALAIARVAQENKEGYAPRLKARLAAAAARKKQGG; via the coding sequence ATGAGCGACATCACCGCCCTCGTCCTCAGTGCCGGTCTCGGCAAGCGCATGAAGAGCTCGCTGCCCAAGGTGCTGCACCGGGCCGCCGGGCGACCGCTCGTGCTCTACCCGGTGCAGGCCGCGCTCGAAGCGGGCGCGAGCGCGGTGGTGTGTGTGGTCAGCCCCGACGTGAAGGAGCGCGTCGCGGAAGCGCTGGCAGAGGAGCTCCCCGGTGCGCCGGTGAGCGTCGCGGTGCAGGAGGTGGCTCGTGGTACCGGCGACGCGGTCAAGGCCGGCATCGGCGCCGTGTCCACCGAGCGCGTGATGATCCTGTGCGGCGACACGCCGCTGGTGCGGGCGGACGACGTGCGCGCGCTGGTGAGCGCCCTCGAGGCTGCTCCGCCTGCCGAGCTCGTGCTGATGAGCGCGCTCTTGGAGGATCCGAGCGGCTACGGGCGGGTGCTCAGGGACCCGAGCGGTCGCGTGCTCGAGGTGCGCGAGCAGAAGGATCTCCGCAGCGCCGAGGAGCGCGGCGTGCACGAGGTAAACGCCGGCGTATACGTCGCGCGCACCGAGGCGCTCAGGGCGGCGCTCGGGCGCATCACCTCCGACAACGCCGCCGGGGAGTATTACCTGACGGACGCGGTGGCGCTGGCCAGCAAGGGGGGCGGCGCGCTGGCGATCCCCGGGCACGCCGACAACCTGCTGGGCGTGAACGACCGCGCTCAGCTCGCGCAGGCCGAGACCTTGTTGTTCCAGCGCATCGCGCGGGCCCACCAGCTCGCGGGCGCGACCATCAAGGGTGATGCGCGCATCGACGCCGGCGTCGAAATCGGCCCGGACGCGGTGATCGAGCCGGGCGTCGCGCTGCGGGGCCGCTCGAAGGTCGGCGCGGGCGCCAGCATCGACGTGGGCTGCGTGATCACGGACTCCGAGATCGGCGAGCGCGCTCAGCTGAAGCCCTACAGCGTGGTCAGCCGGAGCCGGATCGGGCCCGGCGCGCAGATCGGGCCCTTCGCCCACCTGCGACCGGACAGCCAGGTCGACGAGGACGCGCACGTCGGCAACTTCGTCGAGACCAAGAAGACGCGTCTGCGCAAGGGCGCGAAGGCCAACCACCTCGCTTACCTCGGCGACGGCGACATCGGCGAGAAGGCGAACGTGGGCGCCGGCACCATCTTCTGCAACTACGACGGCTTCCAGAAGCACCTGACCGTGATCGGCCCCGGAGCCTTCATCGGCAGCGACAGCCAGATCGTGGCGCCGGTCCGCGTCGGCAAGGACGCCTACGTGGCCACCGGCACGACCGTGACCAAAGACGTCCCGGACGAAGCCCTGGCCATCGCGCGGGTCGCGCAGGAGAACAAAGAGGGCTACGCGCCCCGGCTCAAAGCACGGCTAGCGGCGGCGGCCGCGCGCAAGAAGCAGGGCGGGTAG
- a CDS encoding outer membrane protein transport protein gives MAGKRRASLACVTGLVLASATGAQAAGLYFGDRGVRPLGRAGAFVAGADDGGAIAYNPAGLAFAGHAYLGDFAWVNYTSTYQRKQLVAQVDPNTGQPTGQTWEFTFPEVEGRTPILPIPTAVYSNPLGQKDWNFAIGLHAPYAAITSFPEKVKGQPAPQRYSLITLDGSALAVLGAYASYRPQKEIALGAGVEALTGYFQTSVYFSACVPERFICAPEQPEYDAYGQLRVGPIVAPSGILGVILLPSDSLRIGASFHLPVWIDSPGTQKVRLPSAAVFDGASVSGDAVNVEFTLPWVLRLGVELRPTDKLAIEGGFAYEAWAMHDEIRVSSEDIALENVAGFPPVYKIPPLSIERGFQNTYSVRVGAEYKFPVSSYALGLRAGAMYEKSAIPKEYLSATTIDLDKVTLAVGGSLYLGKWRFDGVIARVIGTPVEVGTDEQRVKQLNPVLANPAANPNYINAGKYDASANVLGVGLVYQFDSPAEPPTKPSVRPADEEDEPETPKAKAKSEEPPETKAEPETRQADEDFEKAFEQELEKKPEKKPGKGGKKK, from the coding sequence GTGGCAGGGAAACGACGTGCTTCGCTCGCGTGCGTGACGGGGCTCGTGCTCGCGAGCGCGACCGGCGCGCAGGCAGCAGGGCTCTACTTCGGTGACCGCGGGGTGCGTCCGCTCGGGCGCGCCGGCGCGTTCGTCGCCGGCGCCGACGACGGCGGCGCCATCGCCTACAACCCCGCCGGCCTCGCCTTCGCGGGCCACGCCTACCTCGGCGACTTCGCCTGGGTGAACTACACCAGCACCTATCAGCGCAAGCAGCTGGTGGCGCAGGTCGATCCGAACACGGGGCAGCCCACCGGGCAGACCTGGGAGTTCACCTTTCCGGAGGTCGAAGGGCGCACGCCGATCCTGCCCATCCCCACCGCCGTCTACTCGAACCCGCTCGGGCAGAAGGACTGGAACTTCGCCATCGGCTTGCACGCGCCTTATGCGGCCATCACCAGCTTCCCGGAGAAGGTGAAGGGCCAGCCCGCCCCGCAGCGCTACTCGCTGATCACCCTCGACGGCTCCGCGCTGGCGGTGCTGGGCGCGTACGCCTCCTACCGGCCCCAGAAGGAGATCGCTCTCGGCGCCGGCGTCGAGGCGCTCACCGGCTACTTCCAGACCAGCGTCTACTTCAGCGCCTGCGTGCCCGAGCGCTTCATCTGCGCGCCGGAGCAGCCCGAATACGACGCCTACGGGCAGCTGCGCGTCGGCCCCATCGTGGCGCCGTCGGGCATCCTGGGAGTCATACTCTTGCCGAGCGACTCGCTGCGCATCGGCGCGTCGTTCCACCTGCCGGTCTGGATCGACTCGCCCGGAACGCAGAAGGTCCGGCTGCCCAGCGCCGCCGTGTTCGACGGCGCCAGCGTGAGCGGCGACGCGGTGAACGTGGAGTTCACCCTGCCCTGGGTCTTGCGCCTGGGCGTCGAGCTGCGTCCGACCGACAAACTCGCGATCGAGGGCGGCTTCGCCTACGAGGCCTGGGCGATGCACGACGAGATCAGGGTGAGCTCGGAGGACATCGCGCTGGAGAACGTCGCGGGCTTCCCTCCCGTCTACAAGATCCCGCCGCTCAGCATCGAGCGCGGCTTCCAGAACACCTACTCGGTGCGCGTGGGCGCCGAGTACAAGTTCCCGGTCTCGAGCTACGCGCTGGGGCTACGCGCCGGCGCGATGTACGAGAAGAGCGCCATCCCCAAGGAGTACCTGTCCGCGACCACCATCGATCTGGACAAGGTCACTCTCGCGGTGGGCGGCAGCCTGTACCTGGGCAAGTGGCGCTTCGACGGGGTGATCGCCCGAGTCATCGGCACACCCGTCGAGGTCGGCACCGACGAGCAGCGCGTGAAGCAGCTGAACCCGGTGCTGGCGAACCCGGCCGCGAACCCCAACTACATCAACGCCGGCAAGTACGACGCGAGCGCCAACGTGCTCGGCGTCGGGCTGGTCTATCAGTTCGACTCACCGGCGGAGCCGCCGACCAAGCCGAGCGTGAGGCCCGCCGACGAGGAAGACGAGCCGGAGACCCCGAAGGCCAAGGCCAAGAGCGAGGAGCCGCCGGAGACGAAGGCCGAGCCGGAGACTCGGCAGGCCGACGAGGACTTCGAGAAGGCGTTCGAGCAGGAGCTGGAGAAGAAGCCGGAGAAGAAGCCCGGCAAGGGCGGCAAGAAGAAGTAA
- the holA gene encoding DNA polymerase III subunit delta, whose translation MTPEQALAQAREGKLGPVYLVAGEERHLASEVVRALRDAALAGGTPGLNEDQMVAGETNARAVLAAARTLPMFAKRRLVVLRSLERWDAQGEKKASAESLDLLADYLDDPSPSTVLLLVAGKLDKRRRLYLSAQKKGFLVACEPLSRDSLPGWITRAARERGHTAAPGVADLIAELAGPDLGAVSDAVERVCLFAGKGVELTEDHVAECVVRLRPTTVWELVDAVGRRDAGAALSTLGRVYDPSDRGLRLVGVLAWSARQLLKFESATRAGASPEDAAKRAGAPPFKARDLAKQVQRVSRPELEAWLETLAGLDLALKGGSKRPPQAVLEHAILELCAARGPRAADARARGA comes from the coding sequence GTGACCCCGGAGCAAGCGCTGGCACAGGCTCGAGAGGGCAAGCTCGGCCCGGTCTACCTGGTGGCAGGCGAGGAGCGACACCTCGCGAGCGAGGTCGTGCGCGCGCTGCGCGACGCTGCCCTCGCCGGCGGCACTCCGGGCTTGAACGAGGACCAGATGGTCGCCGGGGAGACCAACGCGCGAGCGGTCCTCGCGGCAGCGCGCACGCTGCCGATGTTCGCCAAGCGCCGGCTGGTGGTCTTGCGCTCGCTCGAGCGCTGGGACGCGCAGGGCGAAAAGAAGGCGAGCGCCGAGTCCCTCGATCTGCTCGCCGACTACCTCGACGACCCGTCGCCGAGCACGGTGCTGCTGTTGGTCGCAGGGAAGCTCGACAAGCGCCGCCGCCTGTACCTGAGCGCGCAGAAGAAAGGCTTCTTGGTCGCGTGCGAGCCCTTGTCACGCGACTCGCTGCCGGGCTGGATCACGCGGGCAGCACGCGAGCGAGGACACACCGCCGCGCCAGGGGTCGCCGATCTGATCGCCGAGCTCGCTGGCCCAGACCTGGGTGCGGTGTCGGACGCGGTGGAGCGAGTGTGTCTGTTCGCCGGCAAGGGCGTGGAGCTGACCGAGGACCACGTGGCGGAGTGCGTGGTCCGGCTGCGACCGACCACGGTGTGGGAGCTGGTCGACGCGGTCGGACGCCGCGACGCAGGTGCCGCGCTGAGCACGCTCGGCAGGGTGTACGACCCGTCGGACCGCGGGCTGCGCCTGGTCGGGGTCTTGGCCTGGTCCGCGCGCCAGCTGCTCAAGTTCGAGTCGGCCACCCGCGCCGGAGCCAGCCCGGAGGACGCCGCCAAGCGCGCCGGCGCGCCACCGTTCAAGGCCCGCGACCTCGCCAAACAGGTCCAGCGCGTGTCGCGCCCGGAGCTCGAAGCGTGGCTCGAAACTCTGGCGGGGCTGGATCTCGCGCTGAAAGGCGGCTCGAAGCGCCCACCGCAGGCGGTCCTGGAGCACGCGATCCTCGAGCTGTGTGCGGCTCGTGGGCCACGGGCAGCGGACGCGCGAGCCCGCGGCGCTTGA
- the ribA gene encoding GTP cyclohydrolase II: MTKPTESQAGGCHLEHLATAPLPTRFGTFELHVYRWDDPKADPSLSDEHLALVMGDVRGERAVAVRVHSECLTSEVFASLKCDCKGQLERAQAEVARRGRGVILYLRQEGRGIGLANKIRAYALQAEGADTIEANQRLHLPVDARQYDVAAAILRELGVESVVLMTNNPAKVDALSALGISVTERLPMLVAANPFSQSYLEVKKKKMRHELPSGVFNQKPPEPEHPDDTESPDPAAAH; this comes from the coding sequence ATGACGAAGCCGACTGAATCCCAGGCGGGGGGCTGCCATCTGGAGCATCTGGCGACGGCGCCGCTACCGACCCGGTTTGGCACGTTCGAGCTCCACGTCTACCGCTGGGACGATCCCAAGGCCGATCCCAGCCTGTCCGACGAGCACCTCGCGCTGGTCATGGGCGATGTTCGGGGCGAGCGCGCCGTGGCCGTGCGTGTCCACTCGGAGTGTCTGACGAGCGAGGTGTTCGCCTCGCTGAAATGCGACTGCAAGGGCCAGCTCGAGCGCGCGCAGGCCGAGGTCGCGCGCCGGGGTCGCGGGGTCATCCTCTACCTGAGGCAGGAGGGCCGTGGCATCGGCCTGGCCAACAAGATAAGGGCCTACGCCCTCCAGGCCGAAGGCGCTGACACCATCGAAGCGAATCAGCGCCTCCACCTCCCGGTAGACGCCCGGCAGTACGACGTCGCCGCGGCCATCCTCAGGGAGCTCGGCGTCGAGTCCGTCGTGCTCATGACCAACAACCCGGCCAAGGTCGACGCGCTCTCCGCCCTCGGGATCAGCGTCACCGAGCGGCTCCCGATGCTCGTGGCGGCCAATCCCTTCAGCCAGTCTTACCTGGAAGTGAAGAAGAAGAAGATGCGGCACGAGTTGCCGAGCGGCGTCTTCAATCAGAAGCCACCGGAGCCCGAGCACCCCGACGACACCGAGAGCCCGGACCCGGCGGCGGCGCACTAG
- a CDS encoding sigma-54-dependent Fis family transcriptional regulator → MQMDRRRVVAVVDDDPTARRILRHWLGGEGYEVVEHADAASALAADPTELAAACVDLGLGDSSGLDLMKQLLARDAELPVVMVTASQEVEPAVGALRAGAYDYVTKPLDRERLLGSVRRAAERRHLALSVRRLETELRGTRALGALVGSSPAMRLLSDQVARVLESDVPVYVFGESGTGKELVARAIHESGRRHAGPFIALNCGAIPQSLQASELFGHERGAFTGAQAQHRGRFEQAHGGTLFLDEVGEMSASTQTTLLRALQERTIQRVGGRTDIPVDARVICASNRKLDELVAQGSFREDLYYRLVVFPIHVPPLRERASDIPELVVHFLHKLAPDTKKHVARVSPEALEALMAYEWPGNVRELGNVVHRALLCCDGEQIELGHLPHELWRGKQSDVVPALAPTRAPQAALPPDLFDLREVERLTIERAVKKTGGNITEAARILGIGRATLYRKLTAYAAD, encoded by the coding sequence ATGCAGATGGACCGCAGGCGGGTGGTCGCCGTGGTCGATGACGACCCGACCGCGCGCCGCATCCTCCGCCATTGGCTGGGCGGCGAGGGCTACGAGGTGGTGGAGCACGCCGACGCCGCCAGCGCCCTGGCGGCCGATCCGACGGAGCTGGCAGCGGCCTGCGTCGATCTTGGCCTCGGCGACAGCTCGGGCCTCGACCTGATGAAGCAGCTCTTGGCGCGAGACGCCGAGCTGCCCGTCGTCATGGTCACCGCGTCCCAGGAGGTGGAGCCGGCCGTCGGGGCGCTGCGCGCCGGCGCCTACGACTACGTGACCAAGCCCCTCGACCGCGAGCGACTGCTCGGCTCGGTCCGGCGCGCCGCCGAGCGCCGACACCTCGCGCTCTCGGTGCGGCGCCTCGAGACCGAGCTCCGCGGCACCCGGGCGCTCGGCGCCCTCGTGGGCTCGAGCCCCGCGATGCGCCTGCTCTCCGATCAGGTGGCGCGTGTGCTCGAGAGCGACGTCCCAGTGTACGTCTTCGGCGAGAGCGGTACGGGCAAGGAGCTGGTCGCCCGCGCGATCCACGAGTCCGGCAGGCGTCACGCGGGCCCGTTCATCGCGCTCAACTGCGGGGCCATTCCCCAAAGCCTCCAGGCCTCGGAGCTGTTCGGACACGAACGCGGCGCCTTCACCGGCGCCCAAGCACAGCATCGCGGGCGCTTCGAGCAGGCTCACGGTGGCACGCTCTTCCTCGACGAGGTCGGCGAGATGAGCGCGAGCACCCAGACGACGTTGCTCAGAGCGCTCCAGGAGCGCACCATCCAGCGCGTCGGCGGTCGCACCGACATTCCGGTGGACGCGCGGGTGATCTGCGCGTCCAACCGCAAGCTGGACGAGCTGGTGGCCCAGGGTAGCTTCCGCGAAGATCTCTACTACCGCTTGGTGGTGTTCCCGATCCACGTCCCGCCGCTCCGCGAACGCGCCAGCGACATCCCGGAGCTCGTCGTTCACTTCCTCCACAAGCTCGCGCCGGACACGAAGAAACACGTCGCGCGGGTGAGCCCGGAGGCCCTCGAGGCCCTGATGGCCTACGAATGGCCGGGGAACGTCCGCGAGCTCGGCAACGTGGTGCACCGCGCCCTGCTCTGCTGCGACGGCGAGCAGATCGAGCTCGGGCACCTGCCGCACGAGCTCTGGCGGGGCAAGCAGAGCGACGTCGTTCCAGCGCTCGCGCCCACGAGAGCGCCGCAAGCAGCGCTCCCACCCGACCTCTTCGATCTCCGGGAGGTCGAGCGGCTCACCATCGAGCGCGCGGTCAAGAAGACGGGGGGAAACATCACCGAAGCCGCCCGGATCCTCGGCATCGGCCGCGCCACGCTCTACCGCAAGCTGACGGCCTACGCCGCCGACTGA
- a CDS encoding bifunctional riboflavin kinase/FAD synthetase, with protein sequence MSARRVDGSSHLGARSRSTLVVIGNFDGVHRGHQAVLASAVAEAQTLGLEPVVLTFHPHPVVVLGRGVPSVLTTMARRVELMGRAAAGLTVVVQPFTRELSELSAREFVERLLLGDLGAAAVVVGQNFCFGRGRQGDVALLGELGRELGFRARAHALEGDASGSYSSSRVRGAIVAGDMAEAERILGRPHSISGKVERGDARGRRIGFPTANLGAIAELGPASGVYACLVDRVHADGSARALGLAVTNIGVRPTVGAGPSIEAHLLDFDGDLYGAALRLHLVARLREEQRFDGLDALVRQIRLDVARGREILALRAPDPRASGAWS encoded by the coding sequence GTGTCCGCCCGCCGTGTCGATGGCTCCTCGCACCTCGGCGCTCGTTCGCGGAGCACGCTGGTCGTGATCGGGAATTTCGACGGCGTGCACCGCGGACACCAAGCGGTGCTCGCCTCGGCCGTCGCCGAAGCCCAGACGCTCGGGCTCGAGCCGGTGGTGTTGACCTTCCACCCGCACCCGGTGGTGGTGCTCGGACGTGGCGTCCCCAGTGTGCTCACCACCATGGCGCGTCGGGTCGAGCTGATGGGGCGCGCCGCGGCGGGCCTGACCGTCGTCGTGCAGCCCTTCACTCGGGAGCTCTCGGAGCTCAGCGCGCGAGAGTTCGTCGAGCGGCTGTTGCTCGGGGATCTCGGCGCCGCCGCCGTCGTGGTCGGCCAGAACTTCTGCTTCGGGCGGGGCCGGCAGGGTGACGTGGCGCTGCTCGGCGAGCTCGGCAGAGAGCTCGGCTTCCGCGCGCGTGCCCACGCGCTCGAGGGGGACGCCAGCGGCTCGTACTCCAGCAGCCGGGTGAGGGGTGCCATCGTCGCCGGCGACATGGCCGAAGCCGAGCGCATCCTGGGTCGCCCGCACTCCATCTCGGGCAAGGTCGAGCGCGGCGACGCGCGCGGCCGGAGGATCGGCTTTCCGACGGCGAACCTCGGCGCCATCGCGGAGCTCGGACCGGCGAGCGGCGTGTACGCGTGCCTCGTGGATCGCGTGCACGCGGACGGCAGCGCGCGGGCCCTCGGCCTCGCCGTGACGAACATCGGCGTCCGGCCGACCGTCGGAGCCGGGCCCAGCATCGAGGCGCACCTCCTGGACTTCGACGGCGATCTGTACGGCGCGGCGCTCAGGCTGCACTTGGTCGCCCGGCTGCGCGAAGAACAGCGCTTCGATGGGCTCGACGCGCTGGTCCGGCAGATCCGGCTGGACGTGGCAAGGGGCCGGGAAATCCTCGCGCTCCGCGCGCCCGATCCGCGGGCGAGTGGGGCGTGGAGCTGA
- a CDS encoding response regulator: MEKRFLDHLPAPVVCENGERRVVYTNRAFRRLFKPELAAEGVAKARFFELASRPDALFADATALTQRASELLTKREAGSVSGIILADGRELTCDYVPLFDGGAVTGHVWSFRDVSEVRREAMEDRQAREQSDAAIASRDAFLARMSHDLRSPLGVVLGAAQLLASGDASDEQRESLEAIFNAGQLLMQLIDDVLDYSKLRAGRFVLAPRVVDLWALLAEAASTLKSAASAKGLGFEHTIHPELPRWVRVDPARLRQLIMNIGANAVKYTDTGAVRIRAELSALQDGPALAVSVEDTGSGISKDTLPGLFDAYAQGPGHETRGTGLGLAITRELCDLMGGTVRVESTPGVGSTFAFSVHIEPARPSEARPARALPARRVDGDPAPRRARILVAEDNVFTQVILAKALERLGHSAEIAQNGLEVIDALGVADFDAVIMDCQMPLLDGYSATARLRELGYDQRALPIIALTASAVPGEREKCLRAGMNDYLTKPFTLAEVGATLERWVSSAPHAEPAELAPAAGPSNAAIDVERLSDLSGGDRAVLADVCAVFVEDMAARLDDLSRAADAEDAAALRRIAHLVAGSASNVGARTIESLARDVELERIRVSGVSAHVSELRIQLERVRGAMARLCASPG, translated from the coding sequence TTGGAGAAGCGGTTTCTCGATCACCTGCCCGCGCCCGTGGTGTGCGAAAACGGAGAGCGGCGCGTCGTGTACACGAACCGCGCTTTCCGCCGCCTGTTCAAGCCCGAGCTCGCCGCGGAGGGGGTGGCGAAGGCCCGCTTCTTCGAGCTGGCATCCCGCCCCGACGCGCTGTTCGCTGACGCCACTGCGCTCACGCAGCGCGCCAGCGAGCTACTCACGAAGCGGGAAGCGGGATCGGTATCCGGGATCATCTTGGCCGACGGGCGGGAGCTCACCTGCGACTACGTGCCGCTGTTCGACGGCGGTGCGGTCACGGGCCACGTGTGGAGCTTCCGAGACGTGAGCGAGGTGCGGCGGGAGGCCATGGAAGACCGCCAAGCGCGCGAGCAGAGCGACGCTGCGATCGCGTCCCGGGACGCCTTCTTGGCGCGCATGAGCCACGACCTGCGTTCGCCGCTCGGCGTCGTGCTCGGGGCGGCGCAGCTCCTGGCGTCGGGCGACGCAAGCGACGAGCAGCGCGAGTCCTTGGAGGCGATCTTCAACGCAGGCCAACTCCTCATGCAGCTCATCGACGACGTCCTCGACTATTCGAAGCTGCGCGCCGGTCGCTTCGTGCTGGCGCCGAGGGTGGTCGATCTATGGGCGCTGCTGGCCGAGGCGGCGAGCACGCTGAAGAGCGCCGCCTCGGCCAAGGGGCTCGGCTTCGAGCACACGATCCACCCGGAGCTGCCGCGCTGGGTGCGGGTGGACCCGGCGCGCCTCCGCCAGCTCATCATGAACATCGGGGCGAACGCGGTGAAATACACGGACACTGGCGCGGTCCGCATCCGCGCCGAGCTGAGCGCCTTGCAGGACGGGCCCGCGCTCGCGGTCAGCGTCGAGGACACCGGCTCGGGCATCAGCAAGGACACCCTGCCGGGGCTCTTCGACGCCTACGCCCAAGGTCCCGGCCACGAGACGCGGGGCACGGGCCTCGGCCTGGCCATCACCCGCGAGCTGTGCGACCTCATGGGCGGCACGGTGCGCGTCGAGAGCACCCCCGGCGTGGGGTCGACGTTCGCGTTCTCGGTGCACATCGAGCCCGCCCGGCCCAGTGAGGCGCGGCCGGCTCGCGCGCTGCCGGCTCGCCGCGTCGACGGGGATCCCGCGCCGCGCCGGGCTCGCATCTTGGTCGCGGAGGACAACGTCTTCACGCAGGTCATCCTCGCGAAGGCGCTGGAGCGGCTGGGCCACTCCGCGGAGATCGCACAGAACGGCCTGGAGGTGATCGACGCCCTCGGCGTCGCGGACTTCGACGCGGTGATCATGGACTGCCAGATGCCGCTGCTCGACGGCTACTCGGCGACCGCCCGACTGCGGGAGCTGGGTTACGACCAGCGCGCCCTGCCCATCATCGCGCTCACGGCCAGCGCGGTCCCCGGCGAGCGAGAGAAGTGCCTGCGCGCAGGCATGAACGACTACCTGACCAAGCCCTTCACGCTGGCCGAAGTGGGCGCGACGCTGGAGCGCTGGGTGTCGAGCGCTCCGCACGCAGAGCCCGCGGAGCTCGCGCCGGCGGCGGGCCCGTCGAATGCCGCCATCGACGTCGAGCGCCTCAGCGACCTGAGCGGTGGCGACCGCGCCGTGCTCGCCGACGTGTGCGCCGTGTTCGTCGAGGACATGGCGGCGCGCCTCGACGACCTGTCGCGGGCCGCCGACGCGGAAGACGCGGCGGCGCTGCGTCGCATCGCGCACCTGGTGGCGGGCTCGGCCTCGAACGTCGGTGCGCGCACCATCGAGAGCCTGGCTCGAGACGTCGAGCTCGAACGCATCCGCGTGAGCGGCGTGAGCGCCCACGTCTCCGAGCTGCGGATCCAACTCGAGCGCGTGCGCGGCGCGATGGCGCGGCTGTGCGCGAGCCCCGGCTGA